DNA sequence from the Bacillus pumilus genome:
ATGGCTTTCCTTCTTTTCCACCTTCTTCATCAAGGACACTTTCAATTTGTAAAAAAGATTGTGTGTCCTCAATCAAATCGTCTTTTTTTCGTATGACTTCAGCTTCCCAATTCATTTTTCCATTCCTCCTTGAAAAAAGGTTGCAATCCACCCTTAAAACGAATATTATATTAATTGTTTTGTAATAATGTTCGTAAATGGAGGATTTTATGTTTCAGTTAAAAGAAAACCAAACCAACATAAAGAGAGAATTAATCGCTGGTATGACGACATTCTTTACTATGGTATATATTGTTGCCGTTAACCCAGGAATTCTTTCAAAAGCAGGCATTCCTTTTGACCAAGTCTTTACTGCAACAATTATCGCTGCTGTCGTCGGTACGCTCTGGATGGCACTATTTGCAAACTATCCGATTGCGATTGCACCAGGCATGGGGCTGAATGTCTATTTCACCTTTACAGTTGTCGGTGGTGGCGGCATCAGCTATCAAACAGCGTTCAGTGCGGTATTTGTTGCTGGTATACTCTTTGTTATTTTATCGTTAACATCCCTTAGAAAACAACTGATTCAAGCCATTCCAGATAATTTAAAATACGGCATTACAGCCGGAATCGGGCTTTTTATTGCTTTTATCGGGCTCCGTCAGTCTGGGATTATCGCAGCTGACCCAGAAAATTTAGTGAAGCTTGGCAACTTAAGCTCGCCTGTTGTCATTTTAACGCTTGTCGGCTTAATGATCTCTGTTATTTTAATGGTACTTCAAGTAAATGGCGCTCTGTTTATCGGCATGTTAGCGACGACACTGATTGCGGTCGTAACAGGCCAGCTTCATTTTCCGAAAATGCTGATGGACATCCCTGCACTACCAGAAGGCATGCTGATTACAAACCCATTCGCTGCCTTCGGCGATGTATTCTCTCATCATTTATACGCTGTCGTCTTCTCCTTCTTACTAGTGACGATTTTTGATACAACGGGCACAATGATCGGAGTGGCCGAACAAGCAGGACTCATGAAAAATGGGCAGCTGCCAAAGGTACGCAGAGCCCTGCTCGCTGACTCTGCTGCAACGACGATCGGTTCTATGTTTGGAACAAGCCCAACGACAGCTTATATTGAATCATCATCTGGGGTTGCTGCTGGCGGAAGAACCGGGCTAACGTCTTTAACGGTCGCTGCATTGTTTATTGTGGCATTGTTTTTTGGCCCGCTCGTTCAAGCCATTTCTTCTTTACCATCCATCACATCACCTGTTCTCATCATTGTCGGGTGCTTGATGATGAACTCCGTGTCACGCATTCGCTGGAACGAGCTAGACGAAGCATTCCCTGCTTTTCTAGTGATCCTTTCCATGCCGCTGACATCTAGTATTTCAACCGGAATTTCACTTGGATTTATTTCATATCCACTTGTGAAACTGGCAAAAGGGAAATGGAGAGAAGTACATGTACTTGTTCTCATCTTTGCCATTTTATTTTTCATTCAGCTCTTTTTCTTAGAAGGATAACAGAAACAAAAAAGGCACATTCTAACAAGGGATGTGTCTTTTTAAGATGAGTGAATTTTTTATTTTGTAAATTTTCTGTGTTTCATTTTTGGACGTTTGAATGTGACAGTATTCTCGATACGCCTTACGCCCATTGGGTTGTAACCGAATTCAAAACATGGTATATACCATGTTTCGATTCATGAAGACAAGTTAAATAACATGTAAAGTTGACTTTTTGGTGGAACTAGATGCATAATAACGTGTATAATAGAATAAAACATTAAGAAACACGAACATTTACCATTGTTGCATGTCCTTATTTCGCAGTTTTAGTGTAGTAAGTTGTGGTTAGTCAAGTCCATCCGATCTTATTGATAGGGAGTGGTTTTTTGAAACCTTCAACAAACCGTATGATGACTCGAATAAAATCAGTCTATATGTTCATTCAAGAGAAAGGTCTTGTGACGACACAAGAACTGGTTGATGAATTCGGGATCACACCTAGAACCATTCAAAGAGACTTAAACGTGCTTGCCTATAACGATCTTGTTCATAGTCCAAGCAGAGGCAAATGGGAAACAACGAGAAAAAAAGTAAAAATATCATCTTAAGCGTATAATGAACTGTCCATATAACAAAAAGAACCGGCGACATGCCGGTTCTTTTCTTTTGTCTTCTTTTCTTTTGTTCTACATTTATGGTCGATTGATTAAGCTGTCTAATTCTTCGTCCGTCAATTCACGGTACTCCCCTGGCGCTAGATCTTCATCTAAAGAGACAGCCCCCATCGAGCGTCTTTTTAAAAAGATGACTTCATTTCCCACTGCTTGCGCCATCAGCTTCACTTGATGGTACTTTCCTTCAGTAATTGTTAAACGAATGCGTGTATCTTCACTTTCATTCGCATCTACTTCAACCTTTGCCGGCTTCGTGCGGTAATCATCTAAAATGACAACACCCTCTTCAAGACGCTTGATGTCTTGATCTCCTAATGGATATTTCAAATGAACCTCGTACGTTTTTGGCACATGCTTTTTTGGAGAAAGTAATTGATGAGCAAGCTGTCCATCATTTGTGAGGAGGAGAAGACCGACTGTATCCTTGTCTAGTCTCCCAACAGGAAATGGCTCCCTTGCGATATCCTCCGGCTCAAGTAAATCGACGACCGTTTCATCCCGCAAATCTTCAGTAGCTGAGATGACACCATCTGGTTTGTTCATCATTAAGTAAATGAATTCTTTATATTCTACACGCTCTCCGTGTACGAGCACTTCATCATTCGATGGATCAACATGATCTTTCACCTGCTTCGCCAGTTCTCCATTCACGGTGACTGCCCGTGCCTTGACCAGCTTCTTTACATCTTTTCTTGAACCAAAGCCGCTGCTAGCAAGCAATTTATCAAGCCTCATGAAACTCCACCTCTTCTTAACTCTTTTTTCTTAAAAATTTGGGCATACGGCTGCCGAGTACACGCTCAAGTAATCCTACCTTATATGACAAGAACAGATACACACCGCCGCCAGTGATCATTGAAATCAAAATGACGATACCCGCGTTAATAATTCCACCTTCATACGAAATCACTTGGCTCACAAGCTGACATGTCGCATACGCCACTACAGCCATAATCGCAGTCAAAATACCAATGAGAATAAATCGTTTGAAAATCCTGCGGAACGAATAGCCGGCATGGCGCTTAATCATGATAAACATATACAAGATGGACGCACTATAGCCTAACGCAGTCGCAAGCACAGAACCATTTCCTTGCAGCCAGCTGATTAGCGGAATGTTCAGAACCGTTTTAATGATGATCCCTAACAACAGACTGACGATGGCAAATTTTTGTTTGTTAATTCCCTGCAAAATCGCTGCATTAATGGTGAATAAGGAAAACAATAACGCAACAGGTGCATACCAGAACAAAATAGACATCCCAATCTCAGGATGAACAGACGGATAGAAAAACCAATAAACCGGTCCAGCCAATGCCGAGATACCAAATGAAGCAGGCAGCACGAAAAATAATATAACCTGCATCGTCTGATCAATTTGTCTATTGAGCAGCTTGTAGTTACGAGCTGTAAATGATTCCGTAATCGTTGGAATCAAGGTTAAGCCAAACGCTGTTGCAAGGGACACAGGAATCATCACGAGCTTCGGTAAATATAACGTCACAATAGACAATACCGCTGTACTAATATCCTGATGGCCTGATGCAATCATGGCTCTGTTAATCGTGTTTGTATCTATATAAGAATAAATTGGAATCGCCAGTCCAACAAACACATACGGTGCGGCATAGCTAAATAGCTCTGTAAACATTTGCTTATAAGATAAGTCAGAGGAAGCACCTGTATTCGGCTGCATGGATAAGAGCCGATCCTTGCGCTTCAGCCAATATAAATAAAGCGTGAATAAGCCGCCAAATGCGCCGATAAGTGCTGCAAATGTAGCATATCCGACAGCGATGACAAGACCGCCGTCAAGCACTTTTAAAATAATAAACGTTGCTGTTAATAGGAAGATGATTCTGACAAGCTGCTCGATGACTTGGGAAACAGCTGTCGGTCCCATCATAGAGTGTCCTTGGAAGAACCCTCGCACGAGACTCATAATTGGTACAACCAAAAGACCTAAACTGACCATCCGAATCACATATACCACTTGGTCGACGGTCAAACCGCCTGTTTCATTTGATCCGCCAAGCTGAATCTTGGCGAAAATTGGTGCACTCAAATATAAAAGAGAAAAAGCGATAATCCCGGTGACAAGCATGACCGACATACCCGCCCTGAACATTTTTCTCGTTGTCTCATAATCGCCAATTGCATTATATTTAGAAACAAATTTTGATACCGCTGTTGGAAAACCAAGCGTAGCAATACTTAAAAAGATCGTATACTGATTGTATCCATATTGAAATAGCGCTCCACCAGTAGCTCCAACCATTGCGCTAAATGGAATTAAATAAATCATACCAAGAATACGAGAGAGATAAGTCCCTATCGTTAAAACCAACGTACCACGAAGCAGTTTATTAGACATGCGCTTAACCACCATTTTTCTAATGAATATTCAACTCAACTATTTTACCACATCATTTCGACGCACAGGTAACAAATCCAATACAGAAGGCACAAAACCAATCAATTCATATTTCAGCCTTCCCCAATTTTCGTTATAATAGATAAATGACTGAAAGTAGAAAGAGGAATGTAACATGAAACATTATGATGTCATTGTCATTGGCGGTGGACCTTCTGGACTGATGGCCGCTATTGCATCAGCAGAGCACGGTGCAACTGTTCTGTTAATTGACAAAGGAACCAAGCTTGGCAGAAAGCTCGCCATTTCTGGCGGTGGACGCTGTAACGTCACCAATCGCCTTCCAGTAGAAGAAATCATCAAGCATATTCCCGGAAACGGCCGTTTTTTATATAGTGCATTTTCTGAGTTCAATAACGAGGATATTATTTCGTTTTTTGAAAACCTCGGCATTGAACTTAAAGAAGAAGACCATGGACGTATGTTCCCTGTCTCAAACAAAGCACAATCTGTTGTGGATGCCCTTTTAGACAGGCTCCGTAACCTCAATGTGACCATTCGAACGAATGAGAAGATTAAAACAGTTCTGTATCAAGACGGACAAGCAGCCGGAATTGTTACAAATAATGATGAAAAAATTTCAAGTAAATCCGTTGTGATTGCTGTTGGCGGAAAAAGTGTGCCGCATACTGGTTCTACTGGTGACGGCTACGCATGGGCAGAAGCCGCTGGTCATACGATTACAGAGCTCTTCCCAACAGAAGTACCGGTCACATCAGATGAACGTTTTATAAAAGAAAAAGTGCTCCAAGGGCTTTCTTTAAGAAGTGTGGCTGTCAGCGTTTTAAATAAAAAGGGAAAACCTGTCGTCACACATGTCATGGATATGATCTTTACACACTTTGGCTTATCCGGCCCAGCTGTTCTTAGATGCAGCGGATTTGTGGTGAAAGAATTGAAAAAGCAGCAGGTCGTCCGTCTGCAAATAGACTTATATCCGAAGCTTAATGACGAAGAGCTTTTCCAAAAGCTTCATCGAGACCTAAAAGATGAACCAAAAAAAGCCATTAAAAATGTCCTAAAGTCTTGGATGCAAGAACGCTATTTATTGTTTTTGTTAGAGAGGAACGGTATAGATCCGCAAGACACTTTTTCTGGTCTTGCTAAGGACAAACTGCGCGCATTCGCCCATGATTGCAAACATTTTATCGTTCATGCCAATGGTACACTCTCTTTGGACAAAGCGTTTGTCACAGGAGGCGGCGTTTCTGTGAAAGAAATTGAACCGAAGAAAATGGCGTCTAAAAAAATGCCCGGTCTTTATTTCTGCGGAGAAATTCTAGACATCCATGGTTATACAGGCGGATACAATATCACGTCAGCACTTGTAACAGGCAGACTTGCTGGTATGAATGCTGCACTAGAAGCAAAGGAGAGAGATCAATGATCAGACGTGCATTTCCAATTGTATTTGCAGTCGTTATTAGCTTGACAGCCGCTTTTTTCTTGAAGCTGTCCATTAACCCTTTAAAAGTAGCCATTGTTTTGGCGTTTACCATCTTCGCTGTTTGTTTAAAAGAATACGTTTATCGTCTTCGTAAACGAATCGAAGAAAAATCATCTTCACATATCGATAGTTGATTAATGGAAGCAAAACATGTTACGGTAAAGTAGAGGTCGAGTGAGAAGCTCGCCTCTTTTTGTTTGAAATTAGTTGAGTTAGGGGATATTAAGTAAATCCTCTGCTTAAACGTGTAGAACAACAGGAGAGTGAGATGGTGTGAAAAACGTATCAAGTGTATTTTGGATTGTGATTGCGATCACATTTGTTGCCGTCATATGGGGAGCTTTTTCTCCAGAAACACTGCAAAATGTCACAGATCAAATTCAAACATACATTACAAATGACTTTGGCTGGTATTACTTGTTAGTGGTGTCACTACTCGTCGGCTTTTGTCTATTCTTTATTTTTAGCCCAATCGGTAAGATTACGCTAGGAAAACCTGGGGAAGAGCCTGAATTCGGCTTATTTTCTTGGTTTGCGATGCTATTTAGTGCCGGTATGGGAATTGGTCTTGTTTTTTACGGAGCAGCTGAACCGATCAGCCACTATGCCATCCAGTCACCAACGGGTGATACTGAAACGGCGCAGGCATTCCGAGATTCCCTTCGATATACTTTTTTCCATTGGGGGCTTCATGCATGGGCTATTTATGCCATTGTTGCACTTTGTATTGCTTACTTTAAATTTAGAAAAGATGCACCTGGCTTAATCAGTGCAACGTTGCAGCCGGTTTTAGGAAATAAAACGAATGGATGGATCGGAAAAACCATCGATTGTATTGCGGTATTTGCAACTGTAGTTGGTGTTGCGACAAGCCTAGGATTAGGCGCGGCACAAATAAACGGTGGGTTGAATTACCTGTTTCACATTCCGAATGCTTTTAGCACACAATTGATCATTATCATGATTGTGACGGTGCTTTTCCTTGCATCTGCTCTAAGCGGGATTGGAAAAGGCATTAAATATTTAAGTAATATCAACATGGTATTAGCAGCTGTTCTGATGTTTTTCTTACTTTTGGTAGGTCCAACTGTTTTTATCTTAAATTCATTTACTGACTCAATTGGGCAATACTTATCCAACATCGTTCAAATGAGCTTCCGTCTATCTCCAAATGATCCTGAGAAGAGAGAATGGATTAATGGATGGACAATCTTTTATTGGGCATGGTGGATTTCTTGGGCACCATTTGTCGGAATCTTTATCGCAAGGGTGTCACGCGGACGAACGATTCGAGAATTTTTAGTAGGTGTCTTAGTGGCTCCTTCTATCCTAGTATTCCTATGGTTCTCGATTTTCGGTGTATCTGCGATGGATTTACAGCAAAAGAATATTGTCGATGTTGCGGGTCTATCAACAGAAACAATGCTCTTCGGTGTACTAAATGAATATCCGCTGGCGATGATCACATCGATTCTAGCACTTATTTTAATCGCTATATTCTTTATTACATCGGCTGATTCAGCTACATTTGTGCTTGGAATGCAGACAACCTATGGATCATTGAACCCTTCTGGCAGTGTCAAAGTTAGCTGGGGTATCATCCAATCTTCTGTTGCTGCCGTACTTTTATTTTCAGGGGGACTTGAAGCCCTGCAAAATACAGCCAAGCTCGCAGCCTTGCCGTTCTCCGTTGTCATTATTTTGATGATTGTCTCACTGTACAAGTCATTGAATGATGAACGAAGAGCCATCAAGCAAGCCAATAAAGTCAGTAAACCACGAAGTCCAAGAGTAAAAAAAGCATAATCTCAAGCGAAAAAGCCGTTCCTCATAAGAACGGCTTTCAGATTGTTGACAAAGGGCTAAAATGATGTTTATTTTAGCCCTTTGTCTTCTTTTCAGCGTGATAGAAAACCTTTGCAGTCTAGGAAGGACGAGCACCGGAACGGAGCGAATTTAACATTCGGGAGTACCGACGCGCAGGACTGACACCGAATGCGAGGGTTTGTCTACACGCTGAAAGCCGTTCCTCATAAGAACGGCTTTTTTCTATATAGACAATTTAAGATTGTTGCAAGCAGGAGGATTCCTGTAAAATAATAATGAAATCATTTCTACAATGGAGGTTTATATGACGCTGCCTACATTCAAGTACAACCCAGATCCAGTTTCGTTAAACGTGATCAAAAAAGAGCCTACGACATGTCCTGTTTGTGAAAAAGATAGAGAATATGTGTATCATGGTCCATTTTATTCTGTTGAAGATGTGAAAGGAATTTGCCCTTGGTGCATTAAAGATGGTTCAGCCGCTAAAAAATACGATGGCACCTTTCAAGACGATGCAAGCTGTGATGACGTTGAGCAAGAGGAATATATAGATGAACTGATCTTTAGAACGCCAGGTTATCGCGGCTGGCAGCAGGAATATTGGTTAAGCCATTGCGGAGATTTTTGCGCGATCGTCCAGTATGTCGGTTGGAAAGAGATAGAACATTTAGAGGAAGAGCTCACAGAAGATATCGAAGACATTTGCAGCGGCGGGAGATTAACGAAAGAAAACCTAAAACAATGGCTCGTCAACGGCGGAGATCTGCAAGGCTATCTCTTTCAATGTGTTCACTGCAACAAGCATCGTTTATATATTGACGCTAGTTAAACAAAGTAAAAGGACCCTTCAAATAGGTCCTATTTTTTATATAAAATGAGGGCAGAAAAACAGTAGAGCTGTTCTCCTCCTTGCTCACAGATCACTGCTACATTGTACTTGATGTCAATGATTTGGTCGTCATCCATTCCTTTTAAAAAAAGATTGATTTCGCTCTGCAAATCTTTTTCGTGCTCTTCATCAAATACAGCTACCTTTAGCACATATGCCACTCTCCCTTCTCTCGCTACTCTATCTTTATGCACATGAGGGCGGGCATATGAACAAAAAAAGCCTTTCATCTATGAGATGAAAGGACTTCTGTTTACAGCTTCGGTTTTGTTTCTCCTGTCCAAGCAAGCATTCCGCCAACGACATTGGTCGCTTGATAGCCTTGGTCTTCTAGGAAATAGCAGACATTTTCACTACGTTTACCAGAGCGGCAAATAATATAATACTCCTGCGTTTGATCGAATGCATCCAGTTTCTCAGGGATATCTCCCATTCGGATGTGGACAGCTTCTGGAATCATTCCTTCTGCTACTTCCTCGTCCTCACGCACATCAACAAGCTGAATGGCTTCTTCTTGCTCTAGCTTTTGTTTTAATTCTTCTATTGAGATTTCTTTTACTGACACGACGCTCATCTCTCCTTTTAATCACAGTGACACCATTATAGCAAATGAACTCCATTACTGTGTATTCACCCGCTTCGATTGCAGGAAAGACAGCAGGCGTTTCTTTACTTCGGCTGTCTGCTGCTCACTTTCAAACTCTACTTTTTTGAATACTTGATAGGCGAGCCACATATGACCATAGGCGAGTATACTCACACTAAAGAACGGCACGATTCCCGGCAAATAAGCAAAGAGAACAAACAGCAGAGCCGAGAAAACGAGCATACAGAGTGTATATTGCAAATATGAGATACCAAGCAAAAGAGAGAATTTCAGATAGAGACGTTTTTTCCAATCATAATGAGCCAGCAGCGGAAAAATATAAAACAAGCTCACAACAAAGAGAAATCCAAAGATATAAATGGCAAAACGAAGCACATGCAAAAACCAGCTCGTTGGATAAATATACGCAAGGTCTACATATATAATCGTTCCTATGATCAATAGCGCCAATCCAATCAAGTTAGAGCGTACAAACTCCTCACGGTACACCTTCCAAAAAGTCCGGAAAACGCTCACTTGCTCATGCCCTTGTATCCACTTTCTCATCACCGAAAATAACGCAGTGGTCGCAGGCATCAATCCAAAGATCCCAAGTCCCAGCATGGTGAACAGCAACCATAGCATATTTGTATAGGCGAGTCGCATCACCCACTCACACATTCGAAGCATTCTGCTCATTGAACCATCATGATCCATCTCTTTCCCCTCCTCTCTTTTTTATGACACCGTCTCTTTCTGAAGCAACTCTTCTATGTCAATTGGGCGCTTCTCTGCAACAGACCGCCACATGCCTTCCCCAAGTGCAATTGAATAAGCACCAGCCTCTGCCCCTGCTGATATGTCATAGTGAATTAAAGGATCTTTCCCGATAAATAAATCGGCCAAAAGCAGAGGATCTCCGCCGCCATGTCCTCCTGGCTGCTTCACAACTTCAATCGTCTCTTTTGCTCCAAACATCGGATAATAAGAAATCGTCTGTTCTGGGAATTGAAAAGGAATTCTTGATGGCACATGAAACTCATTTGTTTCAATACGCCCCTTCGTCCCATTTATAGCAAGCCGGTATCCTTCGTAGGGTGCTGAGAATTGAATCGAATAGCTGAAGAGAGCCCCTTGGTCATATACCACTGATGCCACATATGTATCCTCAATGTCAATTTCCTCATCAAAAATACAGGCGTCTGGGCGATAATTGGTGTATTGCTGCGTTTGCTCCTGACCGGATTCGATATGATCGTCCTCGACATTTGAGCGTACTACCCTCGGATTCCACCTTGCTTCATAATGACATGTATCCTTCACATGACATGTTCCGCAATACCTGTTTTCTTCCCCCTGCAAAGGATTCCAAGGACTTTTATCTCCGTAATAGTTCAGCGCCCCGTAGGCAAATACTTGCTTCGGCTTTTGATTGATCCACCAATTGACCAAATCAAAATGATGCGTCGATTTATGAATGGATAGTCCGCCAGAGAATTGCCGCGTGCGGTTCCACCTTTTGAAATAACTAGCGCCATGATACGTATCAATGAGCCAGCTCAGTTCAACAGATGTGACCCTACCAATCTTTCCTTCTAAAATGAGTTCTTTGATCTTTCGATGAAATGGATTGTAGCGATAATTGAAAGTGACTGTGACCTTTCCTTTACTTTCCTTTTCTTTTTCCATTACTTTTTTGGCGTCTTTTGCTGTTGTGACCATTGGCTTTTCAGTGATGACATCGAGATCATGGTCAAGTGCTTGCAAAATATAGGTGACATGTGTGTCATCCCTGCCTGCCACAATGACGATATCTGGCTTTGCTTCCTTCACCATTTGGTCAAATGCCTCTTCATGAAAAAACGAGACGCCCCGCAGTGATGGAAAACGCTCCTGACAAAGGGTATACCGATGATGATCTATATCTAAAAGCCCTGTAATCCTGTAATGCTCATTGAAATCCTCTGTGAGCGGTTTAATAAACATATTGAACGCACGATGACTGAGTCCGCAAACCACGACCCGTTTCACAGGCCCCACCCCTTTTTCTATCGATTTTCACGAAGCTGTTTCATGAGAGACAGCGCCTCTTTAGACTTGTCTGCATACACGGGAATAAAAGCGACCATATCTCGATGTAATCGAAAGGTATAGCCGTTTAGCTTTTTCGTGCCTTTACTAACTTGAACCGCATAATCGACCGTTTTACCTGTCCTTTGATCCTCGATCGTATATGGCCCTGCCGCTTGATCATCAATACCCATCTCTTCAAGCAGCTGAAAGCTTTCAGGATCATCATATGTTCGAAACATTTCTTCAGGGACAAGCATGATGTCCCCCTCTTTTGAAGTAATTTCAACAAGAAGCTTTTCAGGAATCGCCGGGCAGATGTGGACGCTATACGTTTCTTGTTCCGTTTGAAAAGCCTTCTCGACTAATTGATCCTTCATCCCCTTTGACATGTCAGAAAAAATCAGAACATCGATACCGTTTGTTTTCCCATGACAGGCTGACAAACAAAAGGCAGCGATAAAGCTGAGGAGCCATGCTGTAGCCCTTTTTTGCCTCTTCATGCCTTTTGAAAAACAGGCAGCTTCTCTAGCTCAGTTAACGCCATAATAAAAGCGCCTGCCCCGTGCAAATCATTTGTGCTTCTTTCTCTACCGACGTAGTAATCATAAAATCCAGCGGATGTTCCGATACATATATCATTGATGGTAAGATCACCGTTTTCTGTCACAGCCGTCTTATGCTGAATTAAGCCTTGGTAAGCTTTCACCACATGATCTGTGTAGCGGGGGCTGACATACCCTTCGTTCATGGCTTTTGCCATGGCGTACATGAATAAACACGATCCAGAGCTTTCAAGCCAATTGTCGCTATGAGTACCTTTATCAATGATTTGATGCCAGAGACCTGTGTCTTGATCCTGGTACCTAGCTACACTCTCCAGCATGTCTGTCAGCGTTTCCTTCCACATCTTTCGCCCTTCATGCTGCTCTGGCAGATCCTCGATCATATCTGCTAATGCAAGGACATACCAGCCAAATGACCTTGCCCAAAACTCGGGAGAACAGCCTGTCTTTTGATCAGCCCATGGCATCACTTTTCGTTCGTCCCACGCGTGATAATACAGACCTGTTTTTTCATCTTTTGTATGCTTTCTCATAAGATGCTCTTGCTGGATCACCATATCCACCAGTTCCTCTTCATCTTTCAGCTTTGCATACTTTAAGGCAAAAGGTCCGCCCATGTAGAGACCATCCAGCCACATTTGATAAGCATAATTGTCTTTATGCCAAAATCCGCCCTCAGATGTGCGATTCAATGTGCGATAAAGCCCGCGGAGCTTCTCCGCTGCCAGCACATACCGCTTCTCTCCTGTTCGTTCATAAAGAGGGAATAAAATGAGCCCAGCTTGGATCGCATCAAGCTCATCTCTTCGAAATAACAGGTTTCCATACTCATCAATGAGCGAATCTGCGTAGCTTTTCACATAATTGAAATACGTCTCGTTCCCCGTTGACTCATATAGCTTCATCACACCGCAAAGAAAAACGCCTTGATGATAATGCCATCTTCCAGCTGGAGGTAGCTCGATTGGTGTATGCGCTTTCATAATTGTTTGTGCTAATTTCTCTGCATGCTCAAGTGGTGATCCCTTTTTAGTCGATAATGTCATTCTTTTTCATCTCCCTTTTTAGTAAATACCTTCTTCCCCAAATTTCTTCGCTAAACGGTTCGCCAGCATAACCAAAATGAGTCCAACGGCTGCTTTAAATAGACCAACAGCGGTACTATAGCTGAATTGCCCTTGCTTAAGACCAGCTGTATAAACGTACGTATCAAAGATTTCTGCTACTTCCCGGTTCGTTGCATTGAGTAATAAATAGACATGCTCAAAGCCAAGCTCTAATGTGTCACCTATTTTCAAAATAAGCAGAACGACAATCACACTTTTAATGGCAGGAAGCGTAATGTGCCACATTTGTCTCAGTCTGCCGGCTCCATCCATTTTCGCTGCTTCATATAGCTGCGGATCTACCGCTGTAATCGCCGCAAGGTAAATGATCGTCGACCAGCCTGCTTCCCGCCAAATCACTTGTAAAATGTACATCGGTCTAAACCATTCCTGACTAAGAAGGAAGTTAATCTTTTCCCCTCCAAAGAAAGCAATCAATTCATTGATTAACCCACCATCTACTGTTAACAAAACAAAGGATAAGGACACGACAATCACCCATGACATGAAGTGAGGAATGTATATCATCGTCTGCACAAATTTCTTAAACAATGCCAATCTGAC
Encoded proteins:
- a CDS encoding ABC transporter permease, with protein sequence MKTEDVTAKGVPAAALKKERRKRLLNQMLSQKFLYVMILPGLIYFLVFKYVPMWGLIIAFQDYQPFLGILGSEWVGFKHFIRLFTEPTFFILLKNTLILFAMNVVIFFPIPILLALLLNEVRLALFKKFVQTMIYIPHFMSWVIVVSLSFVLLTVDGGLINELIAFFGGEKINFLLSQEWFRPMYILQVIWREAGWSTIIYLAAITAVDPQLYEAAKMDGAGRLRQMWHITLPAIKSVIVVLLILKIGDTLELGFEHVYLLLNATNREVAEIFDTYVYTAGLKQGQFSYSTAVGLFKAAVGLILVMLANRLAKKFGEEGIY